In a single window of the Pleurodeles waltl isolate 20211129_DDA chromosome 4_2, aPleWal1.hap1.20221129, whole genome shotgun sequence genome:
- the DAND5 gene encoding DAN domain family member 5 translates to MLMFRAVVLLAVSYPTVLGFPGIPRPEYEEEEASTSSLGVDIEAAAENVEPVRGNVRVVQVLPGAFAESLLFRRARADLPSPSLGLPSVLRRAGPGTAFRSPFLIPSRAAAPGQVLGSIGRLFSPAKVEELQSEKKNAPDVWRRVIQRGNRAQTVLPLTQSDISKSSCKAIPFTQTISRESCAPIKIQNRFCFGQCSSFYVPGTLTGASRPCSGCAPSRIRKITVPLHCENEVLGQEEVVTLVEECQCEAQGETDALRHLSTLNFQS, encoded by the exons ATGCTGATGTTTCGAGCTGTGGTTCTTCTGGCGGTCTCATACCCCACAGTTCTGGGGTTTCCTGGAATCCCACGGCCTGAGTATGAAGAAGAGGAAGCGTCCACATCTAGCTTGGGTGTGGACATCGAAGCAGCAGCTGAGAACGTGGAGCCAGTGCGGGGGAATGTCCGCGTGGTGCAGGTGCTACCTGGTGCCTTTGCAGAGTCACTGCTCTTCAGGAGGGCCAGGGCCGACCTTCCCTCCCCATCGTTGGGCCTGCCTTCTGTCCTTCGTCGAGCGGGTCCAGGTACAGCCTTCCGGTCACCGTTCCTTATCCCGAGCAGGGCAGCTGCACCTGGCCAGGTCCTGGGTTCTATAGGGAGGTTGTTTTCCCCGGCAAAGGTGGAAGAGCTGCAAAGTGAGAAGAAAAATGCCCCGGATGTGTGGCGGCGGGTGATCCAAAGAGGCAACCGTGCACAGACTGTACTCCCTCTTACCCAAAGCGACATCTCCAAATCCTCCTGCAAGGCCATACCCTTCACGCAG ACTATCTCCAGAGAGAGCTGTGCTCCCATCAAGATCCAAAACCGATTCTGCTTTGGCCAGTGCAGCTCCTTCTACGTCCCGGGCACTCTGACGGGCGCGTCCCGGCCGTGCTCAGGCTGCGCCCCCAGCCGCATCCGCAAAATCACCGTCCCCCTGCACTGCGAGAATGAGGTGCTGGGACAGGAGGAGGTGGTGACGCTGGTGGAAGAGTGCCAGTGCGAGGCGCAGGGGGAGACGGATGCCCTGCGCCACCTGAGCACCCTGAACTTCCAGAGCTGA